Genomic DNA from bacterium:
TTCACTGATATCATATTCTTCGAGTTTTATTACTTTTTCAGAGAGCCAGGATGGAAACAAGTCGCCGTTTTCTTTTACAAATCCGCTAAAAAATTTAGCTATGCTTTCATTGTAAGTATAGGTGGCGTAAATTGCGTTTTTTGAAACATAAACTACGGAGGAACCGGAAGAACCCACAAAAGAAACGGTGTCTTCGATCTTGCCGGTATTCGGATTCAAGACCATGGCGATAAAAGTCGAGTCGATCGGCACAGGCTGAACAGGGTGATAAATATCCGCGCATCTGATATTTAATTCAACGCCATTAACAGTTAGAGGCATAAGCGGGCATGGCCGCGGCGTGTTTATGTTGTTTCTGGTGATCAAATATATTTTTCCATTGTTAAGGCGCGAGGTAACTACCGAAGTATTGTTGTCCAGTTTTACAGTCCATCTTTTAACCGGTGATTTGGGGTTGGAAATATCGTAGCCGTTGATTTCTTGTCCGGATCCAGAGTAGTTTGTATTGGAAAAAACAACCAGGACATCGTTATTTAAAAGCAAATCTCCTTGTTTGTCGATTTTGCCGTCCAGCGCCAAATCTGCCGGCGGAAAAGCTTTGATAATATCGGTTTTTTCTTGCGGGATTGGATATGGGCGAATTGCATCCGGCACTATCATTTTTTGCTCTTCCCAAGATATGCCGGAGTTAACATCTCCTCGCATCATTGGGCCATAATAGTAGCGCTGGTTTCCGGAAAAATAAATTTCTTTGCCGTCGGTTTTTACGATATCCGGTTCGTCAATGCCGATAACTTGAACATTGGTTTCGGAAATTCTGTCCGGCGTGCCGCCTCCGCCAATCCCGTCTACGGCGCTTTTTTCCATCATAGCCGATGGAGACAGTGCTCGGTTCATCATGCTAAACGTATTAATTCCTCCGCCATATCCGCTTGATAATTTCGAGGAAGCTTCCAGATAATCTTTAAAATCCTGTTCGGACGAAAAATTCTTGATATCATTTGCGTTTTGTCCGCTCGGCAAACCGGGAATATAAGGCGCGATAACAGGAAGGATCGGATTAATGCGATTGATCTTCGCGAGCAAAACGACAAAATACAAGGAAAACGCCACAGCTAAAAACAAAAGAGCCGTTTTTAATTTTAAATTAAATTTATCGTCTTTGATATTTTTTTCCATAATATAAAAACTATTTAATTATAATTTGTTTATTATATTTTAGCATACTTGGTTTTTCTTGCCAATTTTATCTAAATTATGCCTTGCAAGATCGCCGTTCAGTCTCTAATATTGATACTTCAAAGTGCCGTTGCTTATTACCATTTCCAGGATAACCATACCGCTTTTGATCTCTTTTTTCTCTTTTATGCCTGCTAATTTTACGCTTATGGCGGTTTGGCCTTTTTTGGCATCATACTTAGCGCCTATATCAAATCTGTTTTTCGCCGAGATATTCTGCACCAATTCTTTCGGATTGCTGCTTTTATCCAAAGAATATTGAACGGCTATCTTGTTTTCTCTCGCGTTTATGACCGGTTTGTCGTCATATTGCAGACTTACGATTTCCGCCTTCAGCTCCTTCCCTTCATTTTTGTATTTCAAAATGACACTAAGTAAATTATTGGAGCAATTTTTGACTTGGTATTTTCGTAATATCCAGCCTTTTTCATCATCACTGTTTTTTTGTTTGTTTCCCTTTTCATCATCATTTTCTTTTTTTGACGGCAAAATTGTATAATTCGCTTCACTGCCATCTTTGATATTATGTACTTTTAGATCTTTTTTATCCGGATCAAATTTTATCGCGGCTTCTAACAAACTATTTTCTATAGTAAACGACCTTGTTTGCACATTTTCAATATTACCAGCGTTATCATATGATTTAAAAGTTAAGCTATGATTTCCGGCACTGGAAACGTTAAACTCGTTCGCGTAAATCACCCACCCTTTGCCATCCAAATTATAAACGGTTTTAGCTATGCCGGATAAATTATCAGTGGCGGTAAAAGAAATTTTTACGGCTCCGCTTGAGCAATTATTGTCGCCGGAAAATAATATTATAGTTGTCGGAGTTGTTTTGTCGAT
This window encodes:
- a CDS encoding beta-propeller domain-containing protein; this encodes MEKNIKDDKFNLKLKTALLFLAVAFSLYFVVLLAKINRINPILPVIAPYIPGLPSGQNANDIKNFSSEQDFKDYLEASSKLSSGYGGGINTFSMMNRALSPSAMMEKSAVDGIGGGGTPDRISETNVQVIGIDEPDIVKTDGKEIYFSGNQRYYYGPMMRGDVNSGISWEEQKMIVPDAIRPYPIPQEKTDIIKAFPPADLALDGKIDKQGDLLLNNDVLVVFSNTNYSGSGQEINGYDISNPKSPVKRWTVKLDNNTSVVTSRLNNGKIYLITRNNINTPRPCPLMPLTVNGVELNIRCADIYHPVQPVPIDSTFIAMVLNPNTGKIEDTVSFVGSSGSSVVYVSKNAIYATYTYNESIAKFFSGFVKENGDLFPSWLSEKVIKLEEYDISENSKLQEILTLVEKYNNTLSDDEKLKAGNEMTNRMSDYYKAHNRDLEKTGIVKIDLNKFQITATGAVPGHLLNNFAMDEYKENLRIASTIGSRWGIFNGIGTGESVNDVTILDKNLDMIGSVRDLGKTEQIYSVRFIEDKGYVVTFRQTDPFYVLDLSNPKNPKLAGELKIPGYSSYLHPLDATHILGVGMEGNKVKISLFDVSDKNNPVELDKYMLDEYWTEVSNNYHAFLLDTKHDIFFLPGSKGGYVFSYVKRLSSINDLITIPCSPEEVCTKRTIEKNSIYKLELKKAVSQNSVKRAIYINDYLYIIGDDKITILNELDWQKVNELSLQ